In Shouchella patagoniensis, the following are encoded in one genomic region:
- a CDS encoding GNAT family N-acetyltransferase: MNIIKSDQAHYILDENNNRIAEITYVESDESFIIIDHTFVDESLRGQGIASKLVASVVEEMKKQNKKIVPLCPFAKAEFDRVLDYQSMLK, encoded by the coding sequence ATGAACATTATTAAATCTGATCAAGCTCATTATATTCTTGATGAAAACAATAACCGCATCGCGGAAATTACTTATGTTGAATCTGATGAATCGTTCATTATCATTGATCATACCTTTGTTGATGAAAGCTTACGAGGACAAGGTATTGCTTCAAAGTTAGTTGCTTCTGTTGTAGAAGAAATGAAGAAACAAAATAAAAAAATAGTTCCCCTTTGTCCTTTTGCAAAAGCCGAATTTGATCGTGTACTTGATTACCAAAGTATGTTGAAATAA
- a CDS encoding exo-beta-N-acetylmuramidase NamZ family protein produces MKLGLDVFLEIDYKRFRGKRIGLLTNTTGVNLTLKPSIDLFVNHPEINIVALYAPEHGIRGDAKEGESIQSSTDSHTGLPIHSLYGESKKPTKEMLSTIDVVVFDLQDIGSRYYTFIYTMAYMMEACNEYGKEFVVLDRPNPIGGLKVEGNLVEDDCRSFVSLLPIPNRHGLTVGELAKVFKNEFNYNCALTVIPMKDWSRARYFDETGLFWVPPSPNAPSLDMAMLYPGTCLFEGTNISEGRGTTKPFEMIGAPFIDGYTLTNAFNKLSLPGVVARPTSFKPTYKKYENEVCSGIQLHVTNRHTLNSYEMGLKLIDLIAKIYPAQFVFLEHSSGRFMFDLLAGTKSLKDKIIAGEEIDFFLNQCQIESAAFKRKVKPYLLY; encoded by the coding sequence ATGAAGCTAGGATTAGATGTATTTTTAGAGATTGACTACAAACGATTTCGCGGAAAAAGAATTGGCCTTTTAACAAACACGACAGGAGTGAACCTAACCTTAAAACCTTCCATTGACCTTTTCGTAAATCACCCTGAAATAAACATCGTCGCTTTATACGCACCCGAACATGGCATTCGCGGAGATGCTAAGGAAGGAGAATCCATTCAATCCTCTACTGATTCGCATACAGGATTGCCTATACATAGCTTATATGGTGAATCGAAAAAGCCTACTAAAGAGATGCTAAGCACCATTGATGTGGTTGTCTTTGACTTACAAGATATTGGTTCTCGTTACTACACCTTTATTTATACAATGGCTTACATGATGGAAGCATGTAATGAATATGGCAAAGAATTTGTTGTACTTGATCGGCCAAATCCGATTGGTGGTCTAAAAGTCGAAGGGAACCTTGTTGAAGACGACTGTCGTTCTTTTGTTAGTCTTCTTCCGATCCCAAATCGCCACGGATTGACTGTGGGTGAGCTAGCAAAGGTTTTTAAAAATGAATTTAACTATAACTGCGCACTAACCGTTATTCCTATGAAAGACTGGAGTCGCGCGAGGTACTTTGACGAGACGGGCTTATTCTGGGTTCCACCATCCCCAAACGCACCAAGTCTCGACATGGCGATGCTATATCCAGGAACATGTCTCTTTGAAGGAACAAATATCTCTGAAGGACGTGGAACAACAAAACCATTTGAGATGATTGGTGCACCCTTCATAGATGGTTACACCTTGACAAATGCTTTTAATAAACTAAGCTTGCCTGGTGTTGTAGCAAGACCTACCTCTTTTAAACCAACTTATAAGAAATATGAAAACGAGGTATGTAGCGGAATCCAGCTCCACGTTACCAATCGACACACGTTAAATTCGTATGAAATGGGTTTAAAACTAATTGACCTTATTGCAAAAATTTATCCTGCCCAATTTGTCTTTTTAGAGCATAGTAGCGGACGATTTATGTTTGATTTATTAGCTGGCACAAAATCATTAAAAGATAAAATAATAGCGGGGGAAGAAATCGATTTCTTTTTAAATCAATGTCAAATAGAGTCAGCCGCTTTTAAACGAAAAGTGAAACCTTATTTACTCTATTAA
- a CDS encoding class D sortase: MNKLYNVLIGVGFIIMVFFTFQWWQGTQSVERVSEGQLHSDGSEDVIEKPTASIGYAAESKEGEDIAIPDTPPMTNDLISQFDVGEAMASLYIPSLKSKYETYWGADDATLKRGVGMYVSEWTTTPDEKGHTVLSGHRDTVFSELGELETGEQMFLEYEDRRYEYEIEKIWITDADDLTVIVKKDIATLTLTTCYPFQYFGAAPDRYIIQAVLVDIQDM; the protein is encoded by the coding sequence ATGAATAAACTGTATAATGTGCTAATAGGTGTTGGTTTCATCATTATGGTCTTTTTCACATTCCAGTGGTGGCAAGGAACACAGTCAGTTGAGCGTGTTTCGGAAGGCCAACTTCATTCGGACGGTTCGGAAGATGTAATAGAAAAGCCAACGGCTTCCATTGGTTATGCGGCAGAGTCGAAAGAGGGAGAAGATATAGCGATTCCAGATACCCCACCCATGACTAATGATTTAATTTCACAGTTTGACGTCGGAGAAGCGATGGCAAGCTTATATATCCCATCGCTTAAGAGTAAATATGAGACGTACTGGGGTGCCGATGATGCTACTTTAAAGCGTGGTGTAGGCATGTACGTTAGTGAGTGGACAACCACTCCGGATGAAAAAGGACATACCGTTTTAAGTGGACATAGAGATACGGTTTTTTCGGAGCTAGGTGAACTAGAAACTGGTGAACAGATGTTTTTGGAATACGAGGATCGTCGTTATGAATATGAGATCGAGAAAATATGGATAACGGATGCAGATGATTTAACTGTTATTGTGAAGAAGGATATTGCTACGCTAACGTTGACTACGTGTTATCCATTTCAATACTTTGGAGCTGCTCCAGACCGTTATATTATTCAAGCAGTGTTGGTTGATATTCAAGATATGTGA
- a CDS encoding iron-hydroxamate ABC transporter substrate-binding protein, with protein MKRFATVMSAATLVALVLSGCGNTDTPSGDKEDTRTYIDPAGEEIQIPEKPDTIVTDFYAGELLAVGANVVGSGSWSFSNPFIQEELQEIKNLGDPINTEEVLDLAPDLIVVMDGEQAEKLSQIAPTVVIPYNTAKSVEEALDLFGELANTEEEAETFLAQYKEEATAAKERVEEVIDEDDTFGIYELTNKGEFWVFNDNGGRGGQVLYNAFDLHAPDRIEEEVIKTGEMKQLSPEVVPDYAADYMFITDYNPDGDSTTLEELEGSTIWQGLDAVKNERVFINDFDTFYPYDPISIRNQLGLFADMIVERAKTNE; from the coding sequence ATGAAACGTTTTGCAACGGTTATGAGTGCAGCAACTTTAGTTGCTTTAGTACTGAGTGGTTGTGGAAATACAGATACACCATCAGGTGATAAAGAAGATACTCGTACATATATAGATCCTGCTGGTGAAGAAATTCAGATTCCAGAGAAACCGGATACGATTGTGACTGACTTTTATGCTGGAGAATTGCTGGCAGTAGGGGCAAATGTTGTTGGATCAGGTTCCTGGTCATTTTCAAACCCTTTTATTCAGGAGGAGCTTCAAGAAATAAAAAACCTTGGTGATCCTATTAATACGGAAGAAGTATTAGATTTAGCACCAGATTTAATTGTAGTGATGGACGGAGAACAAGCGGAGAAACTCTCACAAATCGCTCCGACGGTTGTTATACCTTATAATACTGCAAAAAGTGTTGAGGAAGCACTTGATTTATTTGGGGAACTAGCAAATACAGAGGAAGAAGCAGAGACGTTTTTAGCACAATATAAAGAAGAAGCTACAGCTGCGAAAGAACGTGTAGAAGAAGTGATTGATGAAGATGATACTTTTGGCATTTATGAACTAACAAATAAAGGTGAGTTCTGGGTTTTTAATGATAATGGCGGTAGGGGAGGACAAGTTCTGTACAATGCATTTGATTTGCATGCTCCTGACCGGATTGAAGAAGAAGTCATTAAGACTGGTGAAATGAAACAGTTGTCACCCGAGGTGGTACCTGATTATGCCGCAGATTATATGTTTATTACGGACTATAATCCAGATGGTGACAGTACAACGCTAGAAGAATTAGAAGGATCAACTATATGGCAAGGTCTTGACGCAGTTAAGAATGAGCGAGTTTTTATAAATGATTTTGATACGTTTTACCCGTATGACCCAATTTCTATCCGAAATCAATTAGGTTTGTTCGCTGATATGATTGTAGAACGTGCCAAAACAAACGAATAA
- a CDS encoding helix-turn-helix transcriptional regulator: protein MRNYIKDLRKQHQLSQENLADLVNVSRQTIISIEKGRYNPSLPLAIRIAQSFGTHVENVFEIEEGD from the coding sequence ATGCGCAATTACATAAAAGACTTACGAAAGCAACATCAACTCTCTCAGGAAAATCTAGCAGATTTAGTGAACGTATCACGTCAAACAATCATCTCAATTGAAAAAGGCCGATATAACCCATCTTTACCCCTTGCAATACGAATTGCTCAGTCGTTTGGTACACATGTTGAAAATGTTTTTGAAATAGAAGAGGGGGATTAA
- a CDS encoding PIG-L deacetylase family protein, with translation MPQKDHILFVGAHCGDVELAAGAIAHKYARVGHPVTFLHLTAGEKGTPPHLSVEEYRYQKICESEIAADLLGVNTMTLDYKDAELKVDESTILRVATLFRKLKPDLVITHWTNSIHPDHAACPKIVEEAWLKAALRGFDLEGFPPHGIRQMFHSENWEDPHYEPDIYVDVSEEFETYLKAISSYWFVIHSESFRYYDYYKALGTTRGCLNRTTYAQTLKFRVGSNIHKGDEIPGFPLTKKELP, from the coding sequence ATGCCCCAAAAAGATCATATCTTATTCGTTGGTGCTCATTGTGGAGATGTTGAATTAGCAGCTGGAGCCATTGCTCACAAGTACGCAAGAGTTGGGCATCCTGTAACGTTTTTGCATTTGACTGCCGGAGAAAAAGGAACGCCACCTCATTTATCTGTTGAAGAGTACCGTTATCAAAAGATCTGTGAGTCAGAAATTGCTGCAGACCTTTTAGGTGTCAATACAATGACACTTGACTATAAAGACGCCGAGCTAAAAGTGGATGAATCAACAATCCTTCGAGTTGCGACCTTATTTCGAAAACTAAAACCAGACTTAGTCATCACCCATTGGACTAATAGTATACACCCCGATCATGCGGCTTGTCCTAAGATTGTTGAGGAAGCATGGTTAAAAGCCGCTTTACGCGGGTTTGATTTAGAAGGCTTTCCCCCTCATGGCATACGGCAAATGTTCCATAGTGAAAATTGGGAAGACCCCCATTATGAACCTGACATTTATGTAGATGTAAGCGAAGAATTCGAAACATACCTCAAAGCAATTTCGAGTTATTGGTTCGTAATTCATTCCGAATCCTTCCGTTATTATGACTATTATAAAGCACTTGGGACAACACGTGGTTGTTTAAACCGCACCACCTATGCTCAAACGTTGAAATTCCGTGTTGGGTCGAATATTCATAAAGGTGATGAAATACCAGGATTTCCGTTAACGAAAAAGGAGCTACCATAA
- a CDS encoding GntR family transcriptional regulator — MSELRDNGKPLFIQIRELIEDQIVNDQLKEGEQAPSTNQLVQFYKINHVTVAKGVNQLVESGILYKKRGIGMFVAEGAKEKLMTKRKEDFMDDYVVRMVREAEKLGLSEEELVELIKKVRRGDSDGV, encoded by the coding sequence ATGAGCGAGTTAAGAGACAATGGAAAGCCTTTGTTTATTCAGATTAGAGAGTTAATTGAAGATCAAATTGTGAATGACCAATTAAAAGAAGGTGAGCAAGCACCATCAACAAATCAACTTGTACAATTTTACAAAATAAACCATGTGACGGTTGCAAAAGGTGTTAATCAGCTTGTAGAGAGTGGCATTTTATACAAAAAACGTGGGATTGGAATGTTTGTAGCTGAGGGGGCAAAGGAAAAATTGATGACAAAGCGCAAGGAAGATTTTATGGACGATTATGTTGTTCGTATGGTGCGTGAGGCTGAGAAACTTGGGCTATCTGAAGAGGAATTGGTTGAATTAATTAAAAAAGTGAGAAGAGGTGATTCGGATGGGGTATAA
- a CDS encoding DMT family transporter: protein MQGIIFALLAGTFITLQGVINSRISQDIGTLPAITVTQFAGFCLAFVILLFVRDGHITQLKKVKPLYLFAGAFGLLIIYNEVTAIHLIGVTVTMSLILVAQIMMAFLIDVKGWFGLKKQTFALPQFIGVTMMIVGILIMQL from the coding sequence TTGCAAGGGATCATTTTTGCTTTATTAGCAGGTACATTTATTACCCTACAAGGGGTCATTAATTCCAGAATTAGTCAAGATATTGGTACCCTACCAGCGATTACTGTTACTCAGTTTGCTGGTTTTTGTTTGGCTTTTGTCATTTTATTGTTTGTTAGAGATGGGCACATTACACAATTAAAAAAAGTGAAGCCGCTCTATTTATTCGCAGGAGCATTTGGGCTACTTATTATCTATAATGAAGTAACGGCTATTCATTTAATCGGTGTTACTGTCACTATGTCACTTATTTTAGTGGCGCAAATTATGATGGCATTTTTAATTGATGTGAAAGGTTGGTTTGGCCTAAAGAAGCAAACGTTTGCCCTTCCTCAATTCATTGGTGTAACAATGATGATCGTAGGCATTCTAATTATGCAACTGTAG
- a CDS encoding DUF418 domain-containing protein, giving the protein MNQQRNHMVDGIRGLCLLGILLANMLIFQYGLLGTMKLELFTDSKIDAAALWIVQVFIEGSFMPIFAFLFGYGMIKLSESLDRRGLRVKWTLTRRAFGLIVLGFLHSYFIWEGDILLTYGFTCLALLFFVRRKRKTVIIWGISIACLAAIMSYGSLNDLSALESDGIVPYIEKTTPIYQDGSYSDIQGVRQDEEALMKAMDIPEGLGTLLITLISLVLYIPMFLFGMYAAKRNWFSKQHGERLFFAKAASLLVTFGLLFKILHQLMPDQGWTGIGYGLSNFLLPLGYIFLIAACYQLLSLIRPFIEAVGKLSLSNYLLQSIICTTIFYGYGLGFFGQLGVLNGIFLAIGIYTILAYLSYLYLKKWTIGPAEHLLRMIVYVTWTGKPRNKRTESLSNKEIS; this is encoded by the coding sequence ATGAATCAACAGCGCAATCATATGGTCGATGGGATTAGAGGACTTTGTCTACTTGGCATCTTGCTCGCAAATATGCTTATTTTTCAATACGGTTTGCTTGGCACAATGAAATTAGAACTTTTTACTGATTCAAAAATTGATGCAGCAGCATTATGGATCGTTCAAGTTTTTATTGAAGGAAGTTTTATGCCTATTTTTGCGTTTTTATTCGGTTATGGGATGATTAAACTTTCTGAGAGCTTGGACCGCAGAGGATTACGGGTTAAATGGACGTTAACACGAAGAGCATTTGGTTTAATTGTGCTTGGTTTCCTCCATAGTTATTTTATTTGGGAAGGAGACATTTTGTTAACATACGGATTTACTTGCCTTGCGTTACTTTTTTTCGTACGTCGAAAAAGAAAAACAGTCATCATTTGGGGGATTAGCATTGCTTGTCTCGCCGCGATAATGAGTTATGGATCTCTTAATGACTTATCAGCACTTGAAAGCGATGGGATTGTTCCATACATTGAAAAAACAACACCCATTTATCAAGATGGAAGTTATTCAGACATTCAAGGTGTACGCCAAGATGAAGAAGCTCTCATGAAAGCAATGGATATACCAGAGGGGTTAGGTACTTTGTTAATTACACTTATATCCCTTGTTTTATACATCCCCATGTTCTTATTTGGTATGTATGCAGCAAAAAGAAATTGGTTTTCTAAACAGCATGGAGAACGCCTTTTCTTTGCAAAAGCTGCTAGTCTTCTTGTGACATTCGGACTTTTATTTAAAATCTTACACCAACTAATGCCCGACCAAGGCTGGACTGGTATCGGTTATGGTTTAAGTAACTTTCTTCTCCCCCTCGGCTATATCTTTTTAATTGCAGCATGTTATCAATTGTTATCGCTCATTCGTCCTTTTATAGAGGCAGTGGGTAAGCTCTCTCTTTCAAATTATTTGCTCCAGTCAATTATTTGTACAACAATCTTCTATGGTTATGGCTTAGGTTTTTTTGGTCAGTTAGGTGTGTTAAATGGAATATTCCTTGCAATCGGTATTTACACAATTCTTGCCTATTTAAGCTATCTCTATTTAAAAAAATGGACGATTGGCCCTGCCGAACACCTGCTTCGGATGATCGTGTACGTAACATGGACAGGAAAACCTAGAAATAAAAGAACAGAGTCTCTTTCAAACAAAGAAATTTCCTAA
- a CDS encoding ATP-binding cassette domain-containing protein, with protein MGYKVEFKEVGISYKKTEALKDVSFTLEEGKIYGLLGRNGAGKTSMLSLLAGYRQATKGTILFDGNPLFENEKAMEAIGLYYQNETVYEARHSMNVKELVEQTGEFRPNFDKQYAQYLIKKFKLPLDKKMSELSKGMQASFSVVLGLASRLPITVFDEVYLGMDAPTRTIFYRELLDDHAKNPRTIILSTHLVSEMDYLFEEILIIDKGFLFINDSYESIVTKGVSITGSASVVDEFASELKIINEQTLGPTKAVAVYGELSEQKQEEAFQKGLELGSVPLQDIFIYLTEEEEGA; from the coding sequence ATGGGGTATAAAGTAGAATTTAAGGAAGTGGGGATCTCTTACAAAAAAACAGAAGCATTAAAAGACGTCTCATTTACATTAGAAGAAGGAAAGATTTATGGTCTTCTTGGACGTAATGGCGCGGGGAAGACGAGTATGCTATCTCTTCTTGCAGGGTATCGCCAGGCTACAAAGGGAACAATCCTATTTGATGGAAACCCGTTATTTGAAAATGAAAAGGCGATGGAAGCAATCGGCTTATATTATCAGAACGAAACTGTGTATGAAGCAAGACACTCAATGAATGTAAAAGAGTTAGTTGAACAAACAGGAGAGTTTCGACCCAATTTTGATAAGCAATATGCTCAATACTTGATAAAAAAGTTTAAACTACCATTAGATAAGAAGATGTCTGAACTATCAAAAGGAATGCAAGCATCTTTTAGTGTGGTTCTTGGTCTTGCGAGTAGATTGCCAATTACTGTGTTCGATGAAGTGTATCTAGGTATGGACGCGCCAACAAGAACTATTTTTTATAGAGAACTGTTAGACGATCATGCTAAGAATCCAAGAACGATTATCTTATCAACACATCTTGTTTCAGAGATGGACTATCTTTTTGAGGAGATTCTCATTATTGATAAGGGGTTTCTTTTTATAAATGATTCCTATGAATCCATTGTAACAAAAGGAGTATCAATTACTGGGAGTGCATCGGTCGTGGATGAGTTTGCTTCAGAACTTAAAATTATTAATGAGCAAACGCTTGGACCAACAAAGGCAGTCGCGGTGTATGGGGAACTAAGCGAACAAAAACAAGAAGAAGCGTTCCAAAAAGGGTTGGAGTTAGGTTCAGTTCCCTTGCAAGATATCTTTATCTATTTGACGGAAGAGGAGGAGGGAGCATGA
- a CDS encoding anhydro-N-acetylmuramic acid kinase — protein MPISLPLSKDSVLAVGLMSGTSLDGIDAALVRIVGAGYNTKVTLLAFDTLFFDNQLKEDVFNICRPETSSVDLICRLNVVLAEKMAEAVYKVVEQSHYRIDDLDFISSHGQTIFHMPAERATLQIGELAVIAHQTNTLTVGDFRPSDLAVGGQGAPLVPFVDQLLFRSTKTGRVLVNIGGMANITILPRITDNTKNDHDVFAFDTGPGNVLIDEIVRIGTNGKADFDKGGMFALNGNVNKAWLNRLIAQDPFLSRPYPKSTGREYYHREMADLLWQDGKKRNLCFEDIVATITSVTVESIVLAIDKQVDPTVQIDELFVGGGGVHNRFIMNQLQEQTKRPVSSMESLGFSSDAKEAVAFAILGNEFLRQQPNNTPSATGAKKAVSMGKLALPY, from the coding sequence TTGCCAATCTCATTGCCACTAAGTAAAGATTCTGTATTAGCCGTCGGTCTAATGTCTGGAACATCATTGGATGGTATAGACGCAGCACTTGTTCGAATTGTAGGAGCTGGGTACAACACCAAAGTAACCTTGCTTGCTTTTGATACACTCTTTTTTGATAACCAGTTAAAGGAAGACGTGTTTAACATTTGCCGTCCAGAAACATCTTCTGTCGACTTAATTTGCCGTCTTAACGTCGTGCTCGCAGAAAAAATGGCAGAAGCCGTATACAAAGTAGTCGAACAAAGTCATTATCGAATTGATGATTTAGATTTTATTAGTTCTCACGGGCAAACAATTTTCCATATGCCAGCTGAAAGAGCTACCTTGCAAATTGGAGAATTAGCAGTTATTGCCCATCAAACAAACACCTTAACAGTTGGTGATTTTCGCCCGAGTGACTTGGCTGTTGGTGGTCAAGGAGCTCCGCTTGTGCCTTTTGTTGATCAATTATTATTCCGCAGCACTAAAACCGGTCGTGTGCTCGTGAATATAGGAGGGATGGCAAATATAACGATCCTTCCCAGAATAACCGACAATACCAAAAACGACCATGATGTATTTGCTTTTGATACGGGTCCTGGAAATGTTCTCATAGATGAAATCGTTCGAATTGGTACAAACGGAAAAGCTGATTTTGATAAAGGGGGAATGTTTGCTCTCAATGGGAACGTCAATAAAGCGTGGCTAAATCGTTTAATTGCTCAAGACCCATTCCTTTCACGCCCATATCCAAAAAGTACGGGTAGGGAATATTACCATCGTGAAATGGCTGACTTACTTTGGCAGGATGGAAAAAAGCGCAACCTATGTTTCGAAGACATTGTGGCAACCATTACAAGTGTTACTGTCGAATCAATTGTATTAGCGATAGATAAACAAGTTGACCCTACCGTTCAAATTGATGAATTGTTTGTTGGTGGAGGTGGCGTACACAATCGATTTATCATGAACCAATTGCAAGAACAGACTAAACGTCCAGTTTCCTCAATGGAAAGTCTTGGCTTTTCGAGCGACGCGAAAGAAGCTGTTGCATTCGCTATCCTCGGCAATGAATTCTTACGTCAGCAACCAAACAATACCCCTTCTGCAACTGGGGCAAAAAAGGCTGTTTCGATGGGGAAATTGGCACTGCCATATTAA
- a CDS encoding DMT family transporter, whose amino-acid sequence MVIGMIIAVIAGAAISLQTVFNNKVNEQTGSWTTTTLALGMGFIFAATATIMIEGRELGKLLEMDSWYWYGGVIGVGVVFCLVQAIKRLGPTFTISIVLVAQLGTALFWDSMGWLGLEKIPFSFMKLAGILLIISGVVVFSYRKSSTGNEPETQRSSSD is encoded by the coding sequence GTGGTAATAGGAATGATTATAGCGGTAATAGCGGGAGCGGCAATAAGCTTACAAACAGTGTTTAACAATAAAGTAAATGAACAAACGGGCTCTTGGACAACAACGACACTTGCTCTAGGTATGGGGTTTATCTTTGCTGCGACCGCAACAATTATGATCGAAGGAAGAGAATTGGGAAAGTTGTTAGAAATGGACTCCTGGTATTGGTATGGCGGTGTTATAGGTGTTGGCGTCGTTTTTTGCCTTGTTCAAGCAATTAAGCGTTTAGGACCAACTTTCACCATTTCAATCGTATTGGTTGCACAACTGGGTACTGCCTTGTTTTGGGATTCAATGGGATGGTTGGGACTTGAAAAGATACCATTTAGTTTTATGAAACTTGCTGGAATTCTCCTCATTATATCAGGGGTCGTTGTTTTCTCATATAGAAAATCGAGCACAGGCAACGAACCAGAAACTCAACGTAGTTCGAGTGATTAA
- the pseI gene encoding pseudaminic acid synthase: MSGVVIEGRRIGEGNKPFIIAKTSDIHQQSLGRAIALVDAAADAGAHAFSIQTYKPGAMTLNLKRDEFMVENENERSGGKSLYELYEEVQIPWEWHEQIFDRCRKRRMIPFSTPYDEESTDFLDSLGVGCFKIASLENTNLPLLRYVAQKGKPLIVSTGMATLAELDQLVSTVQEEGCKQLILLKSTSSYPANAAGAHLRTIPHMKHAFNCEGGLSDRTIGVGTAIASIALGASVIEKLFTLNRTDADSAFSLEPQEFKHLVEESERAWRSLGRVSYGPTLSEVSSLQYRRSLYISEDVQAGDELTRKNLRVIRPGLGLEPKYYEQIIGRKIKQDAKKGTPFSWKLLLN; the protein is encoded by the coding sequence ATGAGTGGAGTTGTAATTGAGGGGCGACGTATTGGAGAAGGCAACAAGCCTTTTATCATTGCAAAAACATCTGATATTCATCAACAATCACTTGGTCGAGCGATTGCCCTTGTTGATGCAGCAGCAGACGCTGGGGCACATGCTTTTAGTATTCAAACATATAAACCAGGGGCAATGACACTTAATCTTAAGCGCGATGAATTTATGGTGGAAAATGAAAATGAACGTTCAGGAGGGAAATCGCTTTATGAACTATATGAAGAAGTACAGATTCCTTGGGAATGGCACGAGCAAATCTTTGATCGCTGTCGAAAACGGAGAATGATCCCTTTTAGTACACCCTATGATGAAGAGTCTACTGATTTTCTTGATTCCTTAGGTGTAGGTTGTTTTAAGATTGCTAGTCTTGAAAATACAAATTTGCCTCTGCTCCGATATGTAGCACAGAAAGGTAAGCCACTGATTGTGTCAACTGGAATGGCAACTCTTGCCGAGCTTGATCAATTAGTATCGACGGTCCAAGAGGAGGGGTGTAAACAACTTATCTTATTAAAGTCCACAAGCAGTTATCCTGCAAATGCCGCAGGTGCACACCTACGAACGATTCCTCATATGAAGCATGCATTTAATTGTGAAGGTGGACTATCAGATCGTACTATTGGAGTAGGTACGGCAATTGCGAGCATTGCTTTGGGAGCAAGTGTCATTGAAAAGCTTTTTACGCTAAACCGTACTGATGCTGATTCTGCCTTTTCTTTGGAGCCTCAAGAGTTTAAGCATTTGGTTGAGGAAAGTGAGAGGGCATGGCGTTCATTAGGAAGGGTATCTTACGGCCCGACCCTTTCAGAAGTATCATCTTTACAATATAGGAGATCGCTTTATATCAGTGAAGACGTTCAAGCAGGTGATGAGCTTACTAGAAAAAATTTACGTGTCATCCGTCCAGGTCTTGGTCTTGAACCAAAATATTATGAGCAAATCATTGGCCGTAAAATTAAACAAGATGCAAAAAAAGGAACGCCGTTTAGTTGGAAGTTGCTTTTAAATTAA
- a CDS encoding Crp/Fnr family transcriptional regulator encodes MSELKEKFLLQYQLENVIDEPLRSSANLHYFKKGERICSQGDLISDLYILVEGQIKIYTNSLQGKTLILCFKDPVEVIGDIEYIQKKTVINTVEAVSDVCMLKIPYQAIDADGIHSVPLLQFLLKVITEKFYIDTSFTSFNMLHPVESRLASYLLSMYPLENKGTKQQVFFKTADLANLLGTSYRHINRVIKRFSQDQLIVREKGVITIVNRQRLKELAQSTDDIG; translated from the coding sequence GTGAGTGAATTGAAAGAAAAATTTTTGCTTCAGTATCAACTGGAGAATGTTATTGACGAACCTTTACGCTCATCGGCCAACCTGCACTACTTTAAAAAAGGGGAACGTATTTGTTCACAAGGAGATCTTATTAGTGATCTGTACATATTGGTAGAAGGACAAATAAAAATCTATACGAATTCGCTTCAAGGAAAGACATTGATTCTATGTTTTAAAGACCCAGTTGAGGTAATTGGAGATATAGAATACATACAGAAAAAAACGGTGATTAACACGGTTGAAGCGGTATCTGATGTGTGTATGTTGAAAATTCCCTATCAAGCCATTGATGCAGATGGAATTCATTCTGTACCACTACTACAATTTCTTCTTAAAGTGATAACAGAGAAATTTTATATAGATACTAGCTTTACTAGCTTCAATATGCTACACCCGGTTGAGTCGAGGCTTGCTAGCTATTTGTTATCTATGTACCCACTTGAAAACAAGGGAACGAAACAACAGGTATTTTTCAAAACAGCGGATTTAGCAAATTTACTCGGAACCTCATACAGGCATATCAACCGAGTGATAAAGAGATTCAGTCAAGACCAATTGATTGTAAGAGAAAAAGGTGTAATTACAATTGTAAACCGACAGCGCTTAAAAGAATTGGCACAATCAACTGATGATATCGGTTAG